The Anopheles gambiae chromosome 2, idAnoGambNW_F1_1, whole genome shotgun sequence genomic sequence GGTTTAATAGTGTGCTATCGGCAGGAGCACACGCGACTACGAACGCTCCGCACCAGCCTGCTCAACATGTACGCGACGTTCGTGTACGATTTCGAGGATCTGTTCGATCAGCTACAGCTCTGCACTGCGGAGTCGGGCAATTTTTCGTTCTTAACTGCTATGAACGGTCTCTATACACAGTTGGTGGagcaaatgaagaaaaaactgGAGCTAATGAAGTCGTTTCTGGTAGCTGAGACAACTAGTAGCGCccgccggctgctgctgtgtggtaCGGAAGCCTCCCTAGCTGTCGCGAACGATCGGGCGCAGCTATGGAGCGAAATTGGAGAGTGTCGACAGAAAGGGCCGTCTTACAATGTGCCAATGATGGAGGTTTGAGATGTTTAGAGGGAATATGATGTTTTATgttataatataaataaagttttgtgaaaaaagatagcgtttgtttattgtattgaGTTATTACTGTTCAATGATATTTAATGCGATGACGATCTATTGTATTGATCAGGCTTGACTGACACATTTACTGTAGTGTGCAAAAACAGACATTTCTAATAAATCTTAAAATACTTAAAATATAGtaataaaactataaaaagCTGTATCTTAAGCGGCTTTCGTCAATCCCATCTTTTAATTGCTTTCTATTgatcttctttcttttcaatACTGTCTTGCCACTTCGAGACAACAAAGCCACTTGGAAAATTGTGTATACTCTTCTTCTACAACATCTgttgttggtcaaggcctgcgCCTGTCCCACTGCTGGGCTTAGCTGGTTATATACATAGTAGGATAGCCAATCCTATATGTATGGGggaacggtccattcggggtttgaacccatgacgggcatgttggcATAAGTCGTACGAGCTGACGACTACACCATCAGACCGTCccattatatttattattttgttaaaaataagaGAAGAGCTTTAAAGAGCGAAAATGATGAGGGAATAACAGAAAATCTGGGAACTCTTCTGGGTAGATTGGACAGCCGGGAGAATTCTTACCTGTTTGTGATATGAACTCACACAAACGATCGTTCAATTTTGTAGTTAATTGAATGACAAAACAATCTAAAATGATTCAAAGAATCAATCGATAATTCATGcattataaaacaattttattaaaCCATTTTTGTCTGCACAATCAATTAAGGCATCCTCTCGAGCTCTTCAATTTTCACCAACGCACTGCTTGGCGTCCTCTATGTAGTTAGGTACTAGGTTGAGGAAAGTCAAGAAATTCACGCGCGTAAAGCATAGTCCAACCCGGTTCAAACTGGCAGTCAGGGCCGATAAGAAGAAATTCGCAGCTCTGGTCAATTTATCAGTATTACGCGCTGTCTTTAACTTGTTGTAGAATGAAGTGATCTGgaattgaagaaaaataaaaccgaaacaGATGAACAGGTTGGATAGCCATCAGATCACGAACTCGAAAGCTTACCTTTGAGAGACAGTCACACTTGGCATATTCCGCCGTGCAAGGTTTCAAGTTATTCCACATGTCCTCTACGTCGTACGACACCATCAGTGCGTACGTTTCCATTAGCTCTTCCAACTTTTGCAACCTTGGTCGCTCCGTATCGAAACATTCGTTCAACCGTATCCTTCCCAAGGGAAGCAGATCCGTCACTAGGGCAGCGTACTTGCTATGGCAGAACTCGGCATTGGCGCTTGATTCGAGGAGCTGCTGGGCGAGCTGTAATGCTGGAGAGCCCACCTTTTGCGAGCTATCCGAGTAGTACACCTGGCTTACACCATTCGCGATCGATTGTCTGTTGCCTGAGCTTGCAAGTTGAATCGATAGCTTCAGATCCTTCACAAACAGTGAACGGGTGGTCGTGAACGATAGTAGATCTGATTTTAGCTTCACGAAGTTGTTCTGATCTTCTACGTCACCCTTTAACTCGTTGCTCAGTCGAGTGCCGGTAGCGTTAAACAATTGTTCAACCGTGAAAAATGATGTCTCAACAACAGCTTCAAGCGTTGACAGTCGTCCGTTGAACGTAGCTGTGTCCTGCTGGAACTTATCGGGCAGAGGCTGTTCGTCCTGCTTGAAGGTAGCTATGAACGTGTCCGCCCTTTGGAAGTTCACTCCAACACGCTGGAACACATACACCAGCAGTGGTAGATGTGCCTTCGTGTTTCTCAATGCATTCACGAGCGGTCGCAGCAGACCTGCTGGAACGTCACCTACAGCGGAGACACTAAGTAGAGCCTGTCGCAACATGTCCGTCGTAACTTTTACATCGGGAAGAGCGCTTTCAATAAAGTCCAGTGCGGTCCAGAACTCACTGCTCACGTACAGACCCACCTTGGAGGAAACATCCGAAACGAATGCATCGCCTTTGCTGTTGTAAAACGTGACCAGCTCCGCATACTTATCTAACACTGCATTCAGCGTGTCATTCACGTTGGAATTGCTACTTGTAGCGGTTAGCAGCTCTTCCGCGACGGCTTTCAACTTTCGCGAAAACTCGTCAGCAAAGTTGACTACCAGCAATCGTTTGGATTCACTGTTGGGTATTAACCCGCTCATCATTATGTTGAGCGTATCGTCAATCGACGCAGAAAGGCGGGACACATCCATAGCGCCCTGAATGACGGCGGACGTCTGCGGGACCTTGAAGGGAGTGCCAAACTCGGGATGACCGCTCACGAAGGCAAACTAAAAAGGGGGGTAAATGGGTAGAATAAGAGACAGTTATAAGCGTTGGGATGCGTGAAGATGCAGTTGTCGTACCTGTGCCAGACAAAACGCCCAACAAATGTATCTCAGCGACTCCATTTCGTGGCTcaccaggaaaaaaaactacgaCTATGCGGGTCGGGTGCAGTATCGCTCGTACTATTTAAAGCTTTCTAAGGGTCTTATGTGTGTCTATGAACTTGCAGTTGGGTAAATATCGCCCCCAAAAAAGGgctttattgtttgttgtaaTGCTATTACCTAACAATCTGTTACAGATCTGTATTTGTTAAGCGAAGTTGCTTTGGAAGTGTGAAGCTATCGCATAGTGATTTTAAGTATTGTTTCTGTGTGTACAGCTGGTTTGAGCTACTTCGGAGCTTTCCAAACTTTTGCTTTAATGTCTCTGTTCTAGAAAATCATCTGGCAAttgaaagagaagaagaaagggaGCTCTCCACACTTCTGAGCCATACTCTGTGGTATCCCATGATGAAACCATTTCGCCCATCTCGACATCAACTTTCCAGGGGCTCACTGCTTCCAAGATGGCCTGCTATGAGCAGCCTATTAGATGTTTATCTGCAGTATCTACCTTTTTACCGCGCAACTGTCTCCATCACACTTACGTtgctctcacactctctcactcaccatcatcatcccaaGGACAAGCATCTCAGCTCATCTGAACTTTCCAGGGGCTCACTGCTTCCAAGATGGCCTGCTATGAGCAGCCTATTAGATGTTTATCTGCAGTATCTACCTTTTTACCGCGCAACTGTCTCCATCACACTTACGTtgctctcacactctctcactcaccatcatcatcccaaGGACAAGCATCTCAGCTCATCTCCCCATTGCCTCCTCTAATCGTCACTCACTATTTACCTAATCAATTTGAAAGTGGATACCGTTGATGCCGTCAGATATCACCCGACCAAACCTGTGCGCTGTGAGCGTgtgcttatgtgtgtgtgtttgtgtctatCCCGCTCGGCTTTCGGTCACGATTCGCTGCCATTTTATGAGCATATAAATCGTCCGTTGAAAGGGGGCTCAATGGCTTGCCAGAGAGGGGGGAATGAGAGAGACTACGTGAGAGTGAAAGTATCCTCCTGGTGAAGGGAAACGCGAAAAGCGGATCATCCCCGACCCGCCCGAAGGGAAAGCAACAATAAGGGTGGCGCACGTGAAAGGAAACAATAAAAGGACCTTTGCTTCTTGAGCGAAAACCCATCAACACGGTCGTGCGAATGGGATGGGAGAGTTTGGGAGGAAGACGGGTTacgcctgtatgtgtgtgtgtgtggtgctgttgTGGAAATTTCTCCATTTATTCAGGGCGTTTCGCTTCCACTGATGTTGCAAATTTCGCTACACCATCGCGTGATTTGGTAGAatataagcagcagcagcagcagtggcgccgagcggttgttgtgtgtttgtatagcAACGCCGAATCTTCGGCTGCGCTTGGAGAGGTTCATTTGTATGCAGGATTGTTTGGTGTGCCGGATTGGAGGTAGTATGTGTGGGTTGATAAGTTGCTTTGATTGGCTGGTAATGTTTCTGGTATTTCGAAGAACGATACTTATACTTGACTATTACTGGACTTTTATAAtaaatttctttttcttttattacttCACTTCATTTATTCTGCATTGCGATATCGAGAAAAGGTGTAAAAATTATTACTAGAACAAAATCTCTTGAGAGACCCCTCCCTCGCTTGCTCTACTCAAGAATCCATCGCACGCCGTGAGAGAAAATGAACGTTACCTCCTACCATTTACACCACAAAGTCAACTTAGCTGTGCAGCGTTATCTATCCATTTGATTAACATGCAACGCTGTTCTTTCCTTCTATAATGAATCATTCTACAAACTTTTCAATATCATCACCACGATAGCATGATTCCTCCTTCCATCCTGACCCGCTGGTAGGAAAAAGCAACAGTCAGTTCAGCCGAAGCGCTGGAAGCGCCCAAGAGAAGATTGAATAAGTCGGTGAAGGTGCAGGAGGGCATAGAGATACAGGACACCCCACCGATGGCTTCTTATTTTGCAGCCATTCTCATCTTCCGTCCCCCTTTCTACTGCACGCCTGCTCGGAAAAGTGGCCACAAATTCACCACCAACTCACATCCTAcgcgcaacaaaaaacggatGGCAACGCGAATCGGGCAGATTGGAACGGTGCTGGTGATACTGATTATGCTGCCCATGTACTTGTGCGGGTGGTTGTGCCACAGGACGCCGTCAAGTGCTCCTCTCGCCTCCACCATTACCGTCGCTGGGATGGGGCAAACTTCCCGGAACACGAGTGCGCGCTGCGGGAAATTGCTCTTTGCCACGGTGGAATTTATTCGCCGCTAAACGCGAAGCTGAACTGGAGTAAGCCGAAAGGAGCGGCGCTTTAGGAGCATATTTTGTTCTCGTGCGCTAAAAGTACGCCACCCTTCAGCCTGGCCCTTTTGCTGACGTTCCATCACAGTACAGCAGAAAAACCCATCAAGAACCGTGCGAGCTGCTCCTGTAACACCATCATCGTTCGGTTGACATTAGTCGATGTTTCCGCATCCGGCTGCTTGACTTTTCCCgctgttggttgttttgtggATTGCGCTCCTCGTGTTGCTCTCCTTCCCAGAGGGACGCGCTCCTAACCTTTGCTTTCGCTTCCGCTCGCAAAtcggtttttatttattatatctTCTAATAATCGAGTGGAACGTTGCTTATTGAGTGGGAGATGGCACACAAACAAGTGTAGAAAGACTTCAgagcgtgagagagagatagatagagagatagaaaatGTATACCACAGTGTGAGTGGAAACGAACATACAACGCGGAAGCGACGCTTAGCCTCGCCTCGGTGCGACTTACTGACTTGGCCGCGGGCGAAGGCGCCTTCGCACACCGAAATTGATGAGATTGAGTGAAGAGTGAGAAGATTAAATTTGGCTGCCGGGGGTACCACCGTGGCAGGTGATGAAAAGTGAGGGACGAAAACATAGAGCATAGAGTTTGAAGGACCAAAGCATGCACAGGAAGAAGGGTTTTGATAAACTGTTAGTGATTAGTAAGGGGAAGCAAAATTTATTCAATCTGTCGTAGATTGTGCAAAGTTTTGCGAGAGATACCTCACGGGCAAAAGGGCTGGCTAGGA encodes the following:
- the LOC5666912 gene encoding uncharacterized protein LOC5666912; this translates as MESLRYICWAFCLAQFAFVSGHPEFGTPFKVPQTSAVIQGAMDVSRLSASIDDTLNIMMSGLIPNSESKRLLVVNFADEFSRKLKAVAEELLTATSSNSNVNDTLNAVLDKYAELVTFYNSKGDAFVSDVSSKVGLYVSSEFWTALDFIESALPDVKVTTDMLRQALLSVSAVGDVPAGLLRPLVNALRNTKAHLPLLVYVFQRVGVNFQRADTFIATFKQDEQPLPDKFQQDTATFNGRLSTLEAVVETSFFTVEQLFNATGTRLSNELKGDVEDQNNFVKLKSDLLSFTTTRSLFVKDLKLSIQLASSGNRQSIANGVSQVYYSDSSQKVGSPALQLAQQLLESSANAEFCHSKYAALVTDLLPLGRIRLNECFDTERPRLQKLEELMETYALMVSYDVEDMWNNLKPCTAEYAKCDCLSKITSFYNKLKTARNTDKLTRAANFFLSALTASLNRVGLCFTRVNFLTFLNLVPNYIEDAKQCVGEN